The nucleotide window GCAGCACCTGCCCGCGGTCGCGGAAGAAAATCCGCCATCGCCGGGAGAGCAGCGTGCCGAACTGGCTGACAAGGCCCGGCATCTTCGTCGCGACCTCGTCCTTCACCTCTTCACCCTCCACCTTTGCCGGAGGCAGGCTCAGGGCACCGGAAGCCACCGATTTCTCGCGGTTGCGCTCCAGCATCTTGTAGTAGGAAACGCGGTGTTTTTCCCAGGACGATTGCCATCGGTCGGACGGCTGGCCCGCGAGACGCGGATAGACCTCCTCGGTGTCCTTGACGGAGAAGTAGTGGGTCAGTTGGTCCGGCGGGCCGTGGTAGGCGACCCGGCCCTCATGGAGGACCAGGATGGAATCATAGAGCTCCAAGTGCGCCAAGGAGTGGGTCACGGACAGGACGATCCGGCCGTCCTTGCGCGAAAGATCGTGCAGCAGGCGGACGATTTCGCGCTCCGAGCGCGGATCGAGGCCGCTGGTGACTTCGTCGCAGAGCAGCAGCTTCGGATCGGAAACCAGCTCCATGGCCAGGCCGAGGCGGCGCTTCTGGCCGCCGGAGAGCACCTTCACCGGGCGGTCCGCGATGGGAGCGAGACCGGTTTCCTCCAGCACCCGGTCGATTCGCTGGTCGAGCTCGGCATTGTTCTTCGTCTTCACCCGCAGGCGGGTGGCGGCCTCCACCGATTCGTCCACCGTCAGCGGATCATAGGCGATCGAGAACTGCGGTACGTAGCCGATTTCGGATGGGGAAAAGTCGCCCTCCTTCGAGAGATCCCGGCCGTCCCAGATGAGCGCTCCATCGGATTCGGGATTCAGTCCGGCGATGGTCTTGAGCAGGGTGGTCTTGCCGCAGCCGGAAGGGCCGACGATGGCCATGAAATGCCCTTTCGGGATCTGGATCGA belongs to Luteolibacter ambystomatis and includes:
- a CDS encoding ATP-binding cassette domain-containing protein, coding for MLELKDVCFTIRKDGEDANLVDKVSIQIPKGHFMAIVGPSGCGKTTLLKTIAGLNPESDGALIWDGRDLSKEGDFSPSEIGYVPQFSIAYDPLTVDESVEAATRLRVKTKNNAELDQRIDRVLEETGLAPIADRPVKVLSGGQKRRLGLAMELVSDPKLLLCDEVTSGLDPRSEREIVRLLHDLSRKDGRIVLSVTHSLAHLELYDSILVLHEGRVAYHGPPDQLTHYFSVKDTEEVYPRLAGQPSDRWQSSWEKHRVSYYKMLERNREKSVASGALSLPPAKVEGEEVKDEVATKMPGLVSQFGTLLSRRWRIFFRDRGQVLLQLAIMICFPLLVILFSDKAKDPIRKYSDTRQSDMQEEVQEHQNVRMDQVKVGSAVSGIIMFQVVLLALMGSNNSAREIAGERLIYEKEKFGGLRPSAYLASKVAFLSCLVIAQSLWMAFFVNTFGQFRGDFVQHAGFLLLVNGAMTAICLAISSLMRTAEQASLLSIYLVGFQLPLSGAVLALPESVETYTRPFISSYWAWSGSVEGLQTQVHDAVKAVIDTTLSSRDACLYTLAAHIGVALFASWLGTRRHQWD